From one Mytilus trossulus isolate FHL-02 chromosome 10, PNRI_Mtr1.1.1.hap1, whole genome shotgun sequence genomic stretch:
- the LOC134686174 gene encoding dynein light chain Tctex-type 5-like produces MAMDSRRIRRTHGHGGGHVPGHGQNLTVPGRLTKAHGHTLRDHKGNDSKSESSDHDRGKYFHEHVRLENTFQLNPCEDYKFSSKQMERVMKDILDKQLSETDYNGKICPTVAANLSSLIKERAKEFPWKRYRYVVQVVVGENSEQAVQIGSRCIWDEKNDNFACVTFKNKTVFAVAACYGIYLE; encoded by the coding sequence ATGGCGATGGATTCTAGGAGGATACGGAGAACACACGGACATGGCGGGGGACATGTACCAGGGCATGGACAGAACCTGACTGTGCCGGGCAGGCTTACAAAAGCCCACGGGCATACTTTAAGGGATCATAAAGGAAACGATAGTAAATCCGAAAGCTCTGATCATGATAGAGGGAAATATTTTCATGAACATGTCAGACTTGAAAATACATTTCAACTGAATCCATGTGAGGATTATAAGTTTTCAAGCAAACAGATGGAAAGGGTAATGAAGGACATATTAGACAAACAGTTATCTGAGACGGACTATAACGGGAAAATATGCCCGACAGTTGCCGCAAACTTGTCATCCTTAATAAAAGAACGAGCTAAGgagtttccatggaaacggtaCAGATACGTAGTACAAGTTGTAGTTGGAGAGAATTCTGAACAAGCAGTACAAATTGGTAGCCGTTGTATATGGGACGAAAAGAACGATAATTTTGCGtgtgtaacttttaaaaataaaactgtgtTTGCCGTAGCTGCATGTTATGGGATTTATTTAGAATGA
- the LOC134686175 gene encoding dynein light chain Tctex-type protein 2B-like produces the protein MSNHKVLDNIMDTVLERRGSKSVAKSDWKKSTGKNSRARGAGSKLSIHAQTRERSMSSDLDSMDMLRSIKRGVKYENTFRLEPKDDELFSCSKMEKAMQEIMEEVIGDAPYDSVTCNTLVHTVSNQIKDRAKIFPWKRYRFIVHVILGQNTNTSIKVGSRCIWDEHRDTFATASYENKTIFAMATCFAVYLD, from the coding sequence ATGTCGAATCACAAAGTACTAGACAATATAATGGATACCGTGTTAGAACGGAGAGGATCAAAATCTGTAGCAAAATCAGATTGGAAAAAGTCTACTGGTAAAAACTCGAGAGCAAGGGGGGCAGGAAGCAAACTGAGTATCCATGCGCAGACAAGAGAAAGGTCAATGTCGTCTGACCTAGATAGTATGGATATGCTAAGGTCAATCAAGCGTGGAGTTAAGTACGAAAATACTTTTCGTCTAGAACCAAAGGACGACGAACTATTTTCATGTTCTAAGATGGAAAAAGCAATGCAAGAGATTATGGAAGAAGTAATCGGCGACGCACCTTACGACTCCGTCACGTGCAATACTCTAGTTCATACCGTATCCAATCAGATCAAAGATAGAGCCAAAATATTCCCATGGAAACGGTATAGGTTCATAGTTCATGTTATCTTAGGACAGAACACGAATACATCAATAAAAGTAGGCAGCAGATGTATATGGGATGAACATCGTGACACTTTTGCTACTGCTTCATAtgagaacaaaacaatatttgccATGGCAACATGCTTTGCAGTGTATTTGGATtga